The Anabas testudineus chromosome 1, fAnaTes1.2, whole genome shotgun sequence genomic sequence AAACCAATTTAGTTACTCTGTATAAAGCACTTCTGTCAAGGAGTCAATCAAAACACTGATAAAAGAACTTCTCAGCTACAGTGTCCACTTACTCCTGATGTTCGCAGTAGTCCCAGTCATGTCTCTCGTGCTTGCAGGCCATGAAATTGGGCCAGTTGTCCCTCTTGCACTTCATGAATTTCAGGAGATAATGAGCACAGTAGTCTCTCTGTTGCAAAGGCAGCTGGGCCAAATTCATCTGCTCCTGGCTTGCAACCATTTCTGACATAGGGAAACTCATTTTAGTCTTTTATAAAGACTCTCTATATTCTTcataatacatacagtactaaTCTAATAATTCTACTGTTATAGGAGACACATGTAGAGTATGTATGACAGTCATAATGGCAGTATTTACTTCAATTATATCGCTGGTCTAACCTTTTCAATATAACATTATCGATTATTCACTGGTCTTTGACTAGATAGAGACATCACAATGTCTCGATTAATTTGGGCAATTAGTAAATAGCTCTCcagcattaataaaaaaaatagtttgtgtaTCTGTAATTGCATAAGACATCAacatgctgcagaaaaacatcgATCAGTCGcaacattaataccacctgGAAGTTTTAAAGTTTGCATATATAAGAATTAGTTGGAGCCAGCGGTTCAAATAAGCAGCTATAGATAAATGTACACCAAGctgacactgacagaaaaaCCGCAGCAGCTCATTTGACACTGATCTCGTCAAACACCAGGTTATTAGCGTTAGCGGTGATGCTAACTACGGTTTTGTTACTGACATTAGCGCAAAGCTAGCTAGGCTAACGTAACTGTTACTGATTCAGTTTcacaacacatatatataaacacattgtAGGGCGCAGGCACAAGTTTCTCTGCTATGTGAACAGTTGACAaacctctctctttcctctctgcaaAGCCGAAGTGCGGGTCGAACTCCTTTTTCCCCGTTGGGTCCGGTTCGGTGTCCCTCTCGGTGATATACCGTCTGGCCAGGTGAGCCCCCATGACACCGACGATGATTTCACACTGTCAGTTAAAATGAATATGTTATGTTACGTCTGCTCCGTGCTGGTGTATTATTTACAAAAAGATTCTGCTGTATGCCATTCGGTCACCTCCACAAGCCCTGTGTCCACTTCCGCTTCCCACcggaaataaacagcagagcgGTTCATCGGAGAAACACCGCCCCCTACTCTCATAGCCAAATGACAAAGGTTCCGCTAGCAGGTGGAAGATGCTATGgggtaaaatatttttaagaatATACACAGTAcaccatttgttttgttcttttatgaacgatgaccactatttatttatcttttttattttttaaacttagaaatacaaaaactgtttttttcggcttctctccttccacaaaacatatttctgatcaagcttcttcaggctgcagaaggacCTGGCAcccacatgaagctgccagatgctgaaccaggtccttactggacttctgatctctcaaagaagaaactccaGGAAACTTCTCATcatagttataatagcactggCAAACCAAAGAAGAAATTAATGGTGCCtgagacttttgcacagtactgtatattgtggGAACTTTAATTTAGATGAGTTTTAATGCTCTGTTATCTTGACATGTCAAATCCAGTGTAGCCGTGGGTACATACTGACTAAGTCTCGACAGTGGGACAATATGCATCATACCAGCGTCCcgaaactgaagcagctaaatgtAAACCACCATATATCCCCTCAATGCCATTATTCAAAGTGGTACTACACCTTAGGATTCCATCTGGTCGatatatttaaagtatttaaagcTTTCCCTGTTAGAGATCTCAGTCTGTAACAAGCAGACACGGACACATTGACAAAATTTGGGATGTCAGGTAATGGTAGAAGCTACTGTTTGTAATGTAACAAAAATGAATCAACAACTTAAAAGTAACTTATTATAAAAAATCTGCTGTTAGTTTCCTGAAACAGTTGTTATGGTCACCACCACATATGTAATAGTTCCCAAAATCAGCTCTATCTCGTCACAACACACTTTAAGTGTGCTTTAAATTGTTCAGTTAAATGGTACATCTACGACAACAGTGCATATATTCCACGAATTCCAAGATAAACCTCAAGAGAAATGTCATAAAAGTAGAGAAATAAATTtatttaccacacacacacacacacaacctatTATAATTGTCATAGTGCCAACAAGTCTTACAAGTGTATTGATTTTTACATTGAAAATCAAAATGATTTTTCTAATCTGATTTCTTGCTTGAGCCATGTTAATAcctatgtttttgtttgtgttttattttaagcactAATATGTCTCCAAGTTTCTCTTTGCATCTTGCCATTTGTTAAGGAAAACAACATCATGTGCTAAGTTTTTATCACTGATAGAGATCCTCATCGCCTTCTTCTCTGTACAGATTTGGCCTTCCTGAGCCAGACCCTGACCCCTGACCTCCAGACCGGTTACCAGTGGCAGAAGGGAACCTAggtggagaaaaaaggaaagtgctGTAGTAAAACCACAGATAAACAAGGTCAACTTGTCCCTTACTTCCAACTTTTGTATGCGTGTGTACCTGAAGTTTCCAAAACCTCGGCTCTGCTGCAGAGTCTGAGCAAACATCTCATATTTGCGGATGTCATTGTCACTGACAGACCGCCGTGCAAATCGCATTGCGTCCTCAAAGTGGTCTTTCCTGATCTCTGGGACAGGATCAAAGTCCTCATCCTGCACATAGAGAAAATACATTATGAGGACTTCCTGTGGGTACagttgattgtgtgtgtgtgtgtgtgtgtgtgtgtgtgtgtgttcccagtCCAAAGGCTGAAAGTCACAAAACACGCAGCCGCCCTTTTGGGAACTTTTCTATCTTCCACAGTCTCTTTCTGTACCAGGCACACATAGCCTGGCACTGCTTTGAGGAGTGGATCCTCTTTCTGTGTAAGTGAGAGACACTGTTTATTTggttaaaacagtaaaatttGGCGTAAATAAGCGATGAAGCAGTGAAGACAGTCTGACCATAGGGACTCCCGGTCTGTTCTGCCTCTGACGTTCAGCCTTGATTTCTGCTTCGATGGCCTCACGTATGGCCAATTTACAAGCCCGCTGGCAGATCTCTGTCAGGTCAGCTCCAGAGAAACCATCTGTGATGCTAGACAGGTACTCCAGATCCACATCCTGCAGGAGGGATAGAAAGGAGGACCAAAAAACACAAGAGTTAATGAACAGGAGCTATTAATGTGTGCAACTCAATGTATGAAACAGGGTTACCACAGTAACCACAGTGTCTTACAAGGGAAAGACACTtcaattgtgtatttattttgcattagaTTATTATAGTTCAGAAAAAATACCATACGAAGTAAAAAGTGTAGAGGTTCAATAAACTGTAGCACCATTTATTTCACCAGGACAATGTGACGACAATTTAAAATGGAACCATTCCtctcaaatacattttattcctCTGACGTATAAATGTAGAAACCACGTTttcatgttcttttctctctatcCGATACATGAGGAGGTCAGTGAGTGAGTGTACCACTCACCCGTGCAACAGGGGACTTGCGCAAGTTGGCATTTAGTATGGCAGTGCGTGATGGTTTGTCTGGGAGCGGGATGTAGATGAGCTGGTCTAAACGTCCTGGCCGCAGAATAGCTGGGTCTATGATGTCTGGTCTGCCGAGATGAGATAAGAGAAGTGAAAAAAACGTGATGGAAGTAAACGGGTAAAAATCCAGACAATGAGAAACAAACTGCCACATGTGCACCTGTTTGTGGCACCAATGATGAAAACATTCTTTTTGTCGGACATGCCGTCCATCTCTGTGAGTATCTGGTTGATGACTCTATCTGCTGCACCACCTGCATCACCCGCCCCACCGCCTCTGGATTTGGCAATAGAGTCTAACTCATCAAAAAAC encodes the following:
- the ndufb7 gene encoding NADH dehydrogenase [ubiquinone] 1 beta subcomplex subunit 7 → MNRSAVYFRWEAEVDTGLVECEIIVGVMGAHLARRYITERDTEPDPTGKKEFDPHFGFAERKEREMVASQEQMNLAQLPLQQRDYCAHYLLKFMKCKRDNWPNFMACKHERHDWDYCEHQDYVMRMKEYERERRLQLRKKRIEAQAQAA